ATCGAGATGGACGGCAGCCGGGCCCTGGCTCACCTCAACCTCGGCGATGCGCTGCTGATGGCCAACGAGGATGCGCAGGCGCAGGCGGCCTATCGCAGCTTCATCGAACTCTCGCCCAAGCACGCCCGCGTGGCCGAAATCCGAGCCTGGCTGGAACAGCCCGATGCGGCCCATCGGCCGGCGCCTCCGCGGTGAGGCTCTGACGTTCGGAGCGTGATTCAGTCGGACAAGCGAATCAACGATTCAACGATTCAACGATTCAACGATTCGACGAATCATCAAACGAACGAACGGATGGATGGATGGCGAGACCGCGTCTTGCGGGGTGGGTGGGTGCTGCTTGAGCGGTTGAAGTGGGATTGGGTGCAGGGCAGGGTGGCTCGGATCGAAGCGACCGGGGGCCACTTTTCGGAGGTCAAGGAATGAATTCGGCGGACGTCAGTCCGACGAAGAAGGGACACGGAGAAAAGTGGCCCCCGGTTGCTTCGATCGTGTTTGGCGTGGGGAGGGGGCTCTGCCCTGGGCCAGTGAAAGGGGCAGCAGCCACAGATTGCACTGGGGCCGCAATCGCGCCTTGCCCGCTGACGCCACAACACCACGCGCGGGCCTCGGCAGCGCCCCGCCCGCAGGGCTAGAATGGCCTGCAAGTTTTGTGCCGTCAGGATTCCCACATGCCGTTCCGTCGCTCCCTGCTGTTGACCGGCGCCCTCGCGCTGGGCCTGGTCGCGCCTTGGGCTCACGCCGCCAAGGATGACCGCCAGAAGCCGCTGAACCTGGTCTTCGACAAGCAGGGCGAGGTGGACAAGGTCAAGCAGCGTGCCGAATTCAACGGCAACGTCATCATGACCAAGGGCTCGCTCATGCTGCGGGCCGAGCGCATGGATGTGCAGGAAACCAGCGACGGCTACTACCAGGCCTATGCCACCGGCGCCACCGCCCGGCAGGTGCAGTTCCGCCAGGACCGTGACACCCCCGGCGAGCGGATCGAAGGCCGCGCCGACCAGATCGAATACGACACCCGCAGCGAAACCATGCGCCTGGTCGGCAATGCCGAAGCCAAGGTCATGCGCGGCGACCAGCTGATGCAGACCATGTCCGGCGCCTCGCTGAACTACGACAACCGGACCGAACGACTGGTGGTCGAAACTGGCGCGAGCTCGCCGCATCCGAGCGGCCGCGGCCGCGTGGTGCTGATGCCGCGCAATCCTCCGGCCGAACCGGCGCCGGCTGCGAGCGAGCCGCTGGGCCTGCGTCCCAGCATGAACCTGACTCCGCGTCAGCCCCAGCCATGAGCGACGCCCGCCCCGCCCTCCCCCGCAGCCGACTGCAGGCCTGGGGGCTGCAGAAGACGTATGGCGTGCGCAAGGTGGTCAAGGATGTCCACCTGGATCTGCACAGCGGCGAAGTGGTGGGTCTGCTCGGCCCCAACGGCGCCGGCAAGACCACCAGCTTCTACATGATCGTCGGGCTGGTCCGCGCCGATGCCGGCGAGATCCAGATCGACGGCCAGCCAGTGCAGCGGCTGCCGATCCATCAGCGTTCCCGCCTGGGTCTGAGCTATCTGCCGCAGGAAGCCTCGATTTTCCGCAAGCTCAATGTCGAGGAGAACATCCGCGCCGTGCTGGAGCTGCAGCTGGACGACAAGGGCAAGGCCTGGCCGACCGCCCGCATCGATGCCGAGCTCGACAAGCTGCTGCAGGAGCTGTCCATCGAGAAACTGCGCGACACCCCGGCGCCTGCGCTGTCCGGTGGCGAGCGGCGTCGGGTGGAGATCGCCCGGGCCCTGGCGACCCAGCCGCGCTTCATCCTGCTGGATGAGCCGTTCGCCGGCGTGGACCCGATCGCGGTGCTGGAGATCCAGCGGATCATCCGGTTCCTGAAGCAGCGCGGCATCGGCGTGCTGATCACTGACCACAATGTCCGGGAGACCCTGGGCATCTGCGACCGTGCCTACATCATCAGCGAGGGCACGGTGCTGGCCGAAGGCACCCCTCAGCACATCGTGGACCACCAGGATGTGCGGCGGGTCTACCTCGGCGAACATTTCCGGATGTAGGCGGCGAGGCGCGCAATGAGGCCGACGCTACAGGTACGCCTGTCCCAGCATCTGGCGCTGACGCCTCAGCTCCAGCAGTCCATCCGTCTGCTGCAGTTGTCGACGCTGGAACTGCACCAGGAAGTGGAGCAGATGCTGGCCAGCAATCCGCTGCTCGAGACCGATGAAGAGCATGACGCCCCGTTGCCCGCCGCCACCCAGGAACGCCTGACCGAACGCGAAGAGCGCGAAGAGCGCAGCGCAGGCACGACCGAGGGCGGCGTGGGCGAGAGCACCGGGGAAACTTCCGGCGACGGGGCAGCGGCCGACGAGATCCGCGCCGAGGACTTCGGCACCACCGAGCGCGACGACTGGGAAAACGGCACCGAGGGTGACGACTTCGACGGCATCCGCGAGCAGCCCGCAGGCGCCTCGCCGGGAAGCGGCGGCGACGACGATGAGCGCCCGGAGACCGAGGCGCCCGACGCGTCGCTCCAGGACGTGCTGCGCGCGCAGATGGCCGGCATGCAGCTCGACGAGGTCGAGCGCGCCGCGCTGTTGGCGCTGATCGAGTCCCTCAACGACGACGGCTACCTGGAAGACACGCTGGAAGAGCTGGTGGTCGCCTTGCTGGGCGAGGACGGCGACGAGGAGCAGCGCGAGCAGTTGCTCGCCCACTTCAAATGTGCGCTCAAGTGGCTGCAATCGATGGAGCCCGCCGGTGTCGGGGCGCGCGAGCTGTCGGAATGCCTGGAGCTGCAGCTTCGCACCCATCCGCGATCGCCCGAGCAGGCGCTGGCGATCGTCATCTGCCGACGCCACCTCGAGTTGCTGGCCAAGCGCGACTGGCGCCGCCTGATGTCCCTGACCGGCGCGGACGACGAGTTGCTGCGCGGTGCGCAGGCCTTGATCTCCGGTCTGGAGCCCAAGCCCGGCCGGCGCTATGCCCGCAATGACAACCGGCCGGTGGTGCCCGATGTGATCGTGCAGAAGGCCGGTCGAAACTTCCGGGTGATGATCAATCCGGATGTGCTGCCCAAGCTGCGCATCAATGATCTCTATGCCCAGGCCCTGCGGGCGACCCGGGGCGGCGTGAGCAACTCGCCCCTGGGTGGCCAGTTGCAGGAGGCGCGCTGGTTCATCAAGAACATCCAGCAGCGCTTCGACACCATCCTGCGGGTCAGCGAGGCGATCGTCGAACGCCAGCGCGGTTTCTTCACCCATGGCGAACTGGCGATGAAACCGCTGGTGCTCCGCGAGATCGCCGATGAGCTGGGTCTGCATGAATCGACGATCTCCCGGGTCACGACCGCCAAGTACATGGCCACGCCCTGGGGCACCTTCGAGCTGAAATACTTCTTCGGCTCCAGTCTCTCCACCGAAGCCGGCGGCAATGCCTCCAGCACCGCCGTGCGGGCGTTGATCAAGCAGTTCATTGCGGCGGAGGACACCACCAGTCCGCTGTCGGACAGCCAGTTGTCGACCATGCTTGGCGAGCAGGGCATCACCGTGGCCCGGCGCACCGTCGCCAAGTACCGCGAGGCGCTCAAGCTCGCGCCCGCGAACCTGCGCAAGGCCCGCTGAGCAGGCTCGCCCGCCGGCGATCCTGAGGCGGTGGGACAATGCGGCGCTCGACCCGATCCCGCACGGCCCAGCGCCGCTGACGCCATCGGCTGTTCGTCGATTCTCCCTGCCGCATCGCCCCATGTCCCTGTCCGCGTCCTCGTATCACCTCTTCCTGCCCTGCCCTGCCGGTGTTGAAGCCTGGCTGGAGGAGGAAGTGCGCGACATCCTCTCCCCCGCCGAATGCCTGCAGGGCCCCAAGGCCTTCCGGGGCGGCGTGGGCCTGCTGGGCACGCTGGAAGCGGTGATGCGGCTCAATCTGCACAGCCGACTGGCCCAACGGGTGCTGATCGAGGTGGCGCAGGAAGACTATCGGCATGAGGACGACATCTATGCCATGGCCCGCCGCATCGACTGGGGCCAGTGGATCTCGCCGGAGCAGACGATCCGCGTGGACACCACCGCCCAGCGCTCGCCGCTGCACAGCCTGAACTTCGCCACCTTGCGGGTAAAGGACGCGGTCTGCGATGTGCTGCGGGACCAGACCGGCGAACGGCCCAGTGTCGACACGCGCTGGCCCGATCTGCCGCTGCAACTGCATCTGACCGAATTCGACGCCACGCTGTATGTCGACAGCTCCGGCGAGCCGCTGTTCAAGCGCGGCTGGCGTGAGGACAAGGGCGACGCCCCGCTCAAGGAGACCCTGGCCGCGGCCATGTTGGCGGCCGCCGGCTGGAAGGGCACGCCTGAGGAAGGCGGCGCGCTGCACGACCCCTGCTGTGGCTCGGGCACCATCGTGGTGGAGGCGGCGACCATTGCCTGCGGCATCGCCCCCGGCATCCAACGCCGATTCGCCTTCGAGAAGCTGCGCCCCTTCCAGTCGATGCTGCCGGCGTGGCGCCGCATGAAGGACGAGGCCCGCGCCGCCCAGCATGAGCCCGAGGTGCCGCTGTTTGCCAGCGATGTGGCCTTCCGGATGGTGGACTTCGCCCGACGCAATGCCGAGCGGGCCGGTGTGGCTCAGTA
The Roseateles amylovorans genome window above contains:
- a CDS encoding RNA polymerase factor sigma-54; translated protein: MRPTLQVRLSQHLALTPQLQQSIRLLQLSTLELHQEVEQMLASNPLLETDEEHDAPLPAATQERLTEREEREERSAGTTEGGVGESTGETSGDGAAADEIRAEDFGTTERDDWENGTEGDDFDGIREQPAGASPGSGGDDDERPETEAPDASLQDVLRAQMAGMQLDEVERAALLALIESLNDDGYLEDTLEELVVALLGEDGDEEQREQLLAHFKCALKWLQSMEPAGVGARELSECLELQLRTHPRSPEQALAIVICRRHLELLAKRDWRRLMSLTGADDELLRGAQALISGLEPKPGRRYARNDNRPVVPDVIVQKAGRNFRVMINPDVLPKLRINDLYAQALRATRGGVSNSPLGGQLQEARWFIKNIQQRFDTILRVSEAIVERQRGFFTHGELAMKPLVLREIADELGLHESTISRVTTAKYMATPWGTFELKYFFGSSLSTEAGGNASSTAVRALIKQFIAAEDTTSPLSDSQLSTMLGEQGITVARRTVAKYREALKLAPANLRKAR
- the lptB gene encoding LPS export ABC transporter ATP-binding protein; translated protein: MSDARPALPRSRLQAWGLQKTYGVRKVVKDVHLDLHSGEVVGLLGPNGAGKTTSFYMIVGLVRADAGEIQIDGQPVQRLPIHQRSRLGLSYLPQEASIFRKLNVEENIRAVLELQLDDKGKAWPTARIDAELDKLLQELSIEKLRDTPAPALSGGERRRVEIARALATQPRFILLDEPFAGVDPIAVLEIQRIIRFLKQRGIGVLITDHNVRETLGICDRAYIISEGTVLAEGTPQHIVDHQDVRRVYLGEHFRM
- a CDS encoding THUMP domain-containing class I SAM-dependent RNA methyltransferase is translated as MSLSASSYHLFLPCPAGVEAWLEEEVRDILSPAECLQGPKAFRGGVGLLGTLEAVMRLNLHSRLAQRVLIEVAQEDYRHEDDIYAMARRIDWGQWISPEQTIRVDTTAQRSPLHSLNFATLRVKDAVCDVLRDQTGERPSVDTRWPDLPLQLHLTEFDATLYVDSSGEPLFKRGWREDKGDAPLKETLAAAMLAAAGWKGTPEEGGALHDPCCGSGTIVVEAATIACGIAPGIQRRFAFEKLRPFQSMLPAWRRMKDEARAAQHEPEVPLFASDVAFRMVDFARRNAERAGVAQYIQFNGGDALERPAPKLPDELPGTLMLNPPYGERIEVRGKAGTGSRAMEDGPLSEERDAGDDFFPRLASHWKRAYTQHPAGWTAWLLCPEMKLPSKMRLKESRRIPMWNGPIECRMFKFDLVAGSARKQAPTTESED
- the lptA gene encoding lipopolysaccharide transport periplasmic protein LptA — encoded protein: MPFRRSLLLTGALALGLVAPWAHAAKDDRQKPLNLVFDKQGEVDKVKQRAEFNGNVIMTKGSLMLRAERMDVQETSDGYYQAYATGATARQVQFRQDRDTPGERIEGRADQIEYDTRSETMRLVGNAEAKVMRGDQLMQTMSGASLNYDNRTERLVVETGASSPHPSGRGRVVLMPRNPPAEPAPAASEPLGLRPSMNLTPRQPQP